A single genomic interval of Roseibaca calidilacus harbors:
- the cbiB gene encoding adenosylcobinamide-phosphate synthase CbiB yields the protein MNFAMMLLLACLIDLAVGWPDGLYRRIGHPVTWLGRAIGWLEQRWNRGTPVVRLGFGALTVALLVGGVALLGAVLQALLPQGWLGLGLGAVLAWPLVALRSMQEHVRAVEVPLAGGDLPAARHAVSMIVGRDVSQADEAAISRAALESLAENSADGIVAPVFWGVVAGLPGIMAYKAINTLDSMIGHRNDRYEAFGKVAARLDDVANLVPARLTGLIFALVGGRPVQALRVMWRDARAHRSPNAGWPEAAMAASLGLRLSGPRRYGDTVTSEPWLNAAGADATPASLTRGLVLYRRMLGLMLAALVITGGIAYA from the coding sequence ATGAATTTTGCCATGATGCTTCTGCTGGCCTGCCTGATCGACCTTGCGGTGGGTTGGCCTGACGGGCTTTATCGGCGCATTGGCCATCCTGTTACATGGCTTGGGCGGGCGATTGGCTGGTTGGAGCAGCGCTGGAACCGGGGCACGCCCGTAGTGCGGCTTGGGTTCGGGGCGTTGACGGTTGCTTTGCTGGTTGGCGGCGTTGCCCTGCTTGGCGCGGTGCTACAGGCGCTATTGCCGCAAGGCTGGCTGGGCCTTGGGCTTGGCGCGGTGTTGGCATGGCCCCTTGTTGCCCTGCGCTCTATGCAAGAGCATGTGCGCGCGGTCGAAGTTCCGCTGGCGGGCGGCGACCTGCCCGCCGCGCGACATGCGGTGTCGATGATCGTGGGTCGTGATGTCTCGCAGGCGGATGAGGCCGCAATCAGCCGCGCCGCGCTGGAAAGCCTGGCCGAGAACAGCGCCGATGGTATCGTGGCGCCCGTGTTCTGGGGCGTGGTTGCGGGTTTGCCGGGGATCATGGCGTACAAAGCCATCAACACGCTGGATTCGATGATCGGCCATCGCAATGACCGGTATGAGGCGTTTGGCAAAGTGGCCGCCCGGCTGGACGATGTGGCGAACCTTGTCCCGGCGCGGCTGACCGGGCTGATCTTCGCGCTTGTCGGCGGGCGGCCCGTGCAAGCCTTGCGCGTCATGTGGCGCGACGCGCGCGCGCATCGCTCGCCCAATGCCGGTTGGCCAGAGGCCGCCATGGCTGCCAGTCTGGGGCTGCGCCTGTCCGGCCCACGCCGATATGGCGACACCGTTACATCAGAGCCATGGCTGAACGCCGCGGGTGCTGACGCCACACCCGCCAGCCTGACCCGCGGGCTGGTGCTGTATAGGCGCATGTTGGGGCTGATGCTGGCGGCGTTGGTCATCACCGGGGGGATTGCTTATGCGTGA
- the cobD gene encoding threonine-phosphate decarboxylase CobD: protein MRDHGGDLARAQAVYGVGDWLDLSTGINPVAYPMPPLPLAALTRLPENRTLMALEQTAQACYGTTAPIVALSGAQAAIQLVPRLRTPGQARVLGPTYNEHAGALAAQGWQVQQVHSAEALAGADLAVVVNPNNPDGRVLPPAQLLALRDRVGLLIVDESFVDVTPEASLAAQMTEAEERMILLRSFGKFFGLAGLRLGFAIAGAGPARALRDMAGPWAVSGPALVAGCAALADSGWHIAARARLAQDAPRLDAVAARAGWALVGGTDLFRTYHTPDAKAAQAQLAQGHVWSRIFPYSDHWLRLGLPAPTGWGQVERAILATGAA from the coding sequence ATGCGTGACCATGGCGGCGATCTGGCACGCGCGCAGGCGGTCTATGGAGTGGGGGACTGGCTGGACCTGTCCACGGGTATAAACCCCGTTGCCTACCCCATGCCGCCCCTGCCGCTGGCGGCGCTGACACGTCTGCCCGAAAACCGCACCCTGATGGCCTTGGAGCAAACCGCACAAGCCTGCTACGGCACGACCGCCCCGATTGTGGCGCTGTCGGGCGCGCAAGCCGCCATCCAGCTTGTGCCCCGGTTGCGCACGCCGGGGCAAGCGCGGGTGCTGGGGCCGACCTATAACGAACATGCCGGGGCCTTGGCCGCGCAGGGCTGGCAGGTGCAGCAGGTGCACAGCGCCGAGGCGCTGGCGGGTGCCGATCTGGCCGTGGTCGTCAACCCCAACAACCCCGATGGGCGGGTGCTGCCCCCGGCACAGCTTCTGGCCCTACGCGACCGCGTCGGCCTGCTGATCGTGGATGAAAGCTTTGTCGATGTCACGCCCGAAGCCTCGCTAGCCGCGCAAATGACCGAGGCAGAGGAGCGGATGATCCTGCTGCGATCCTTCGGCAAGTTCTTTGGGCTGGCGGGGCTGCGGCTGGGCTTTGCGATTGCGGGTGCCGGCCCTGCGCGCGCCTTGCGCGACATGGCGGGGCCTTGGGCGGTCAGCGGCCCGGCGCTGGTGGCCGGGTGCGCTGCGCTGGCCGATAGCGGCTGGCACATCGCCGCCCGCGCCCGACTGGCGCAAGATGCGCCAAGGCTGGATGCCGTGGCCGCACGCGCCGGCTGGGCCTTGGTGGGGGGGACCGACCTGTTTCGCACCTATCACACGCCCGATGCCAAAGCAGCGCAGGCACAATTGGCGCAGGGGCATGTTTGGTCACGGATTTTCCCTTATTCCGACCATTGGCTGCGGCTGGGCTTGCCTGCGCCGACAGGATGGGGTCAGGTGGAACGGGCAATACTTGCGACGGGCGCAGCATGA
- the infB gene encoding translation initiation factor IF-2 — protein MSDTDGKKTLGLGGQGGQVKQSFSHGRTKSVVVEKKRKRVVVPKAGAQQGAGAGKPSGTPKSDPSRRPAGISEAEMDRRLKALAAAKARETEEAAAREAEEKAREEERQRRREEAEAREREEREREAALRAKEEEDARAKAEEKAEEEARKARKAAPPPAEPAAPAVPEAPLSERARPAGGESRKPAKRVEDDRGGRPSKPREDGGRRSGKLTLNDALTGGGGRERSMAAMKRKQERARQKAMGQTQSREKVVREVQLPETIVVQELANRMAERAADVVKSLMKMGVMATMNQSIDADTAELIIEEFGHKMVRVSDSDVEQVIEQVADNPEDLQSRPPIITIMGHVDHGKTSLLDAIRKTNVVSGEAGGITQHIGAYQVTTESGAVLSFLDTPGHAAFTSMRARGANVTDIVVLVVAADDSVMPQTIEAINHARAAKVPMIVAINKCDKPAADANKVRTELLQHEVVVEAMSGDVQDVEVSAVTGKGLDELLEAIALQAEILELQANPDRAAMGAVIEAQLDVGRGPVATVLVQNGTLRQGDIFVVGEQWGKVRALQNDQGARVKEAGPSVPVEVLGLNGTPEAGDVLNVVETEAQAREIAEYRQQAAKDKRAAAGAATTLEQLMAKAKEDKDVAELPVLVKADVQGSAEAIVQALEKIGNDEVRVRVLHYGVGAITDTDVGLAEASGAPIIGFNVRANASARNSANQKGVELRYYSIIYDLVDDIKAAASGLLSAEVRENFIGYAEIREVFKVTGVGKVAGCLVTEGVARRSAGVRLLRDNVVIHEGTLKTLKRFKDEVKEVQSGQECGMAFENYDDIRPKDVIEIFEREEVERSLT, from the coding sequence ATGAGCGATACAGACGGTAAAAAGACACTCGGACTGGGCGGACAAGGTGGTCAGGTGAAGCAAAGCTTCAGCCATGGGCGCACGAAATCGGTCGTGGTCGAGAAAAAGCGCAAGCGCGTTGTGGTCCCCAAGGCTGGGGCGCAGCAGGGTGCGGGTGCTGGAAAGCCGTCCGGCACGCCCAAATCGGACCCGTCGCGCCGTCCGGCTGGTATCTCTGAAGCAGAGATGGATCGCCGTCTGAAGGCACTTGCCGCCGCCAAGGCGCGCGAGACCGAGGAAGCCGCCGCGCGCGAAGCCGAGGAAAAGGCCCGCGAGGAAGAGCGCCAGCGCCGCCGCGAAGAGGCAGAGGCCCGCGAACGCGAAGAGCGCGAGCGCGAAGCCGCCCTGCGCGCCAAGGAAGAAGAAGACGCCCGCGCCAAGGCAGAGGAAAAGGCAGAGGAAGAGGCACGCAAGGCCCGCAAGGCGGCGCCGCCGCCTGCCGAACCGGCAGCCCCCGCTGTGCCCGAAGCCCCCTTGTCAGAGCGCGCGCGCCCGGCTGGCGGCGAGTCGCGCAAACCTGCAAAGCGGGTGGAAGACGACCGTGGCGGTCGTCCGTCCAAACCGCGCGAGGATGGCGGACGCCGCTCCGGCAAGCTGACGTTGAACGACGCGCTGACCGGTGGTGGTGGGCGGGAACGCTCCATGGCCGCGATGAAGCGCAAGCAGGAACGCGCCCGTCAAAAGGCGATGGGCCAGACCCAGTCGCGCGAAAAGGTCGTGCGCGAAGTGCAACTGCCTGAAACCATCGTGGTGCAGGAACTGGCCAACCGCATGGCCGAACGCGCCGCAGATGTGGTCAAGTCGTTGATGAAGATGGGTGTCATGGCCACCATGAACCAGTCCATCGACGCCGACACGGCCGAACTCATCATCGAGGAATTCGGCCACAAGATGGTGCGTGTTTCCGACTCGGATGTGGAACAGGTGATCGAACAGGTCGCGGACAACCCCGAAGACCTGCAATCGCGCCCGCCGATCATCACGATCATGGGGCATGTGGACCACGGCAAGACCTCGCTTCTGGATGCTATCCGCAAGACAAACGTGGTCTCTGGCGAAGCTGGTGGCATTACCCAGCATATCGGGGCCTATCAGGTCACGACCGAAAGCGGAGCGGTGCTGTCCTTCTTGGACACGCCGGGCCACGCGGCCTTTACCAGCATGCGCGCGCGCGGTGCCAATGTGACCGATATCGTGGTTCTGGTTGTGGCCGCTGACGACTCTGTCATGCCGCAGACGATCGAAGCGATCAACCACGCCCGCGCCGCCAAGGTGCCGATGATCGTGGCCATCAACAAATGCGACAAGCCCGCCGCAGACGCCAACAAGGTCCGCACGGAACTGTTGCAGCATGAGGTTGTGGTCGAAGCCATGTCGGGCGATGTGCAGGATGTGGAAGTATCCGCGGTGACCGGCAAGGGCTTGGACGAACTGCTGGAAGCCATCGCGCTTCAAGCGGAAATCCTTGAACTGCAAGCAAACCCCGACCGCGCCGCCATGGGTGCCGTGATCGAAGCGCAGCTTGACGTGGGCCGCGGCCCCGTGGCGACCGTTCTGGTGCAGAACGGCACGCTGCGCCAAGGCGATATTTTCGTTGTGGGCGAACAGTGGGGCAAGGTGCGTGCGCTTCAGAACGATCAGGGCGCGCGTGTCAAGGAAGCTGGCCCCTCTGTGCCGGTCGAGGTGCTGGGCCTGAACGGCACGCCCGAAGCGGGCGATGTGCTGAACGTGGTCGAAACCGAAGCGCAGGCGCGTGAAATCGCCGAATACCGCCAGCAGGCGGCCAAGGACAAGCGCGCCGCTGCCGGGGCTGCGACCACGCTGGAACAGCTTATGGCCAAGGCCAAGGAAGACAAGGACGTGGCCGAGCTGCCCGTGCTGGTCAAGGCCGATGTGCAAGGTTCGGCCGAAGCCATCGTGCAGGCTTTGGAAAAGATCGGCAATGACGAGGTGCGCGTGCGCGTCCTGCATTACGGTGTTGGTGCGATTACCGATACAGATGTGGGCCTTGCCGAAGCATCCGGCGCGCCGATCATCGGGTTCAACGTGCGGGCAAATGCCTCTGCGCGGAATTCGGCCAACCAGAAGGGCGTGGAACTGCGCTACTACTCGATCATTTATGATCTGGTCGACGACATCAAGGCTGCCGCATCGGGCCTTTTGTCCGCCGAAGTGCGCGAAAACTTCATCGGCTATGCCGAGATCCGCGAAGTGTTCAAGGTCACGGGCGTTGGCAAGGTGGCCGGCTGTCTGGTCACCGAGGGCGTGGCGCGCCGCTCTGCGGGCGTGCGCCTGCTGCGCGACAACGTGGTGATCCACGAAGGCACGCTGAAAACCCTCAAGCGCTTCAAGGACGAGGTCAAAGAAGTGCAGTCGGGTCAGGAATGCGGGATGGCGTTTGAAAATTACGACGATATCCGCCCGAAAGATGTGATCGAAATCTTCGAACGTGAAGAAGTCGAGCGCAGCCTGACTTAA
- the nusA gene encoding transcription termination factor NusA, with the protein MAITSANQLELLQTAEAVAREKMIDAELVIEAMEDSLARAAKSRYGADMDIRVSIDRKTGVATFTRVRTVVEDDALENHHAELTVKQAAPYLDDPKVGDEIIDEVPPVELGRIAAQSAKQVILQRVREAERDRQYEEFKDRARTIINGVVKREEYGNIIVDVGAGEAILRRNEKIGRESYRNGDRIRCYVKDVRREARGPQIFLSRTAPEFMAELFKMEVPEIYDGIIEIKAVARDPGSRAKIGVISYDSGIDPVGACVGMRGSRVQAVVNELQGEKIDIIPWTEDQATFLVNALQPAEVSKVVIDEEAGKIEVVVPDEQLSLAIGRRGQNVRLASQLTGLDIDILTESDESARRQAEFAARTKLFMDELDIDEMMAQLLVAEEFTALEEVAYVELDELLAIDGFDEETAEELQTRARERLEAVAAAALANARELGAEDSLIEFDGLTPQMVEALAKDGIKTLEDFATCADWELAGGWTTVNGERVKDEGLLEPFDMSLEEAQTLVMTARVLLGWVDPTEMDAEAGEAEDDAEAEEETR; encoded by the coding sequence ATGGCCATTACATCTGCAAACCAGTTGGAACTGCTGCAAACCGCCGAAGCTGTGGCGCGCGAAAAGATGATCGACGCCGAACTGGTGATAGAGGCGATGGAAGACAGCCTCGCCCGGGCGGCGAAATCGCGCTACGGGGCGGATATGGACATTCGCGTATCCATCGACCGCAAAACCGGCGTGGCCACCTTTACCCGCGTGCGCACCGTGGTCGAGGATGATGCGCTGGAAAACCACCACGCCGAACTGACCGTCAAACAGGCCGCGCCCTATCTGGATGACCCCAAGGTCGGCGACGAGATCATCGACGAAGTGCCGCCCGTCGAACTTGGCCGTATTGCCGCGCAATCGGCCAAGCAGGTCATCTTGCAGCGCGTGCGCGAAGCCGAGCGTGACCGTCAGTATGAGGAATTCAAGGATCGCGCGCGCACCATCATCAACGGTGTCGTGAAGCGCGAAGAATATGGCAATATCATCGTCGATGTGGGCGCGGGCGAAGCGATCCTGCGCCGCAACGAAAAGATCGGCCGCGAAAGCTACCGCAACGGCGACCGCATCCGCTGCTATGTCAAGGATGTGCGCCGCGAAGCGCGCGGGCCGCAGATCTTCCTGTCGCGCACCGCGCCCGAATTCATGGCCGAATTGTTCAAGATGGAAGTGCCGGAAATCTATGACGGCATCATAGAGATCAAGGCCGTCGCCCGCGACCCCGGCTCGCGCGCCAAGATCGGCGTCATCTCCTACGATTCGGGCATTGACCCGGTCGGCGCTTGCGTCGGTATGCGCGGCAGCCGTGTGCAGGCCGTGGTGAACGAGCTTCAGGGCGAAAAGATCGACATCATTCCGTGGACCGAAGATCAGGCCACTTTCCTTGTGAATGCGCTGCAACCGGCAGAGGTCAGCAAGGTCGTGATCGACGAGGAAGCTGGCAAGATCGAAGTGGTCGTGCCGGATGAACAATTGTCGCTGGCGATTGGCCGTCGCGGTCAGAACGTGCGCTTGGCCAGCCAGTTGACGGGTCTGGACATCGACATCCTTACCGAATCGGACGAATCAGCCCGCCGTCAGGCCGAATTCGCCGCCCGCACCAAGCTGTTCATGGATGAATTGGACATTGACGAAATGATGGCCCAGCTTCTGGTCGCGGAAGAATTCACCGCGCTGGAAGAGGTCGCTTATGTCGAGCTGGACGAATTGCTGGCGATTGACGGCTTCGACGAAGAAACCGCCGAGGAGTTGCAGACCCGTGCGCGCGAGCGTCTTGAAGCGGTCGCTGCTGCCGCGCTGGCAAATGCGCGCGAATTGGGTGCCGAAGACAGCCTGATTGAATTCGACGGCCTGACCCCCCAGATGGTAGAGGCCTTGGCGAAAGACGGCATCAAGACGCTGGAAGATTTCGCCACCTGCGCCGATTGGGAATTGGCCGGTGGTTGGACCACCGTCAATGGCGAGCGCGTCAAGGATGAAGGCTTGCTGGAACCCTTCGACATGAGCCTTGAAGAAGCGCAAACGCTGGTCATGACCGCGCGCGTTTTGCTAGGGTGGGTCGACCCGACCGAGATGGACGCCGAAGCCGGGGAAGCCGAAGACGACGCCGAGGCAGAAGAAGAAACGCGCTAG
- a CDS encoding RNA-binding protein: MARGGRKEERDGPERRCIATGQSQPARGLIRFVVGPDSQIVPDVAGKLPGRGIWVSADRAALDLAVKKKLFARAARQQVMVPEGLAELVTALVRQRVIDLLSLARKSGQAIAGYEKCRELAMTGEMAVLIQAADGSTRGKTKLRPPEGDATYIGWLTAQELGLAFGREHVIHAALRAGGLRRPVVEEAARLAGLRTDIGGYATGEDKTDA; the protein is encoded by the coding sequence ATGGCACGCGGCGGGCGCAAAGAAGAACGCGACGGGCCCGAGCGGCGCTGCATCGCCACGGGGCAAAGCCAGCCCGCGCGCGGGCTGATCCGTTTCGTGGTCGGACCCGATAGCCAGATCGTTCCTGACGTGGCGGGCAAACTGCCGGGTCGGGGCATTTGGGTCAGCGCCGATCGCGCGGCCTTGGATCTGGCGGTGAAAAAGAAGCTCTTTGCCCGCGCGGCGCGTCAGCAGGTCATGGTTCCCGAAGGGTTGGCCGAGCTTGTCACCGCGCTGGTGCGGCAAAGGGTGATCGACCTGTTGTCGCTTGCGCGTAAAAGTGGGCAGGCCATTGCGGGTTATGAGAAATGCCGCGAACTGGCCATGACGGGCGAGATGGCGGTGCTTATTCAGGCCGCCGACGGATCGACCCGCGGCAAAACCAAATTGCGCCCGCCCGAGGGTGACGCGACCTATATCGGCTGGCTGACAGCCCAGGAACTGGGTTTGGCTTTTGGTCGTGAACATGTGATACATGCCGCGCTTCGTGCTGGCGGATTGCGGCGACCTGTTGTAGAGGAAGCGGCAAGACTGGCAGGACTGCGCACAGATATCGGTGGATATGCCACCGGAGAGGATAAGACGGACGCATGA
- a CDS encoding DUF599 domain-containing protein has protein sequence MSFLSDAGTLTILDAAAVALFFAIWLWLGWRIGHPSAAKPSVTVLMQEYRLQWMQMMAARDPRIFDAQIMMSLRQSTSFFASTCLLAMGGLLALIGNVEPLQGVATRLTNMESVSAVLQVKLFLPLFMLGNAFLKFVWSNRVFGYCSVIMGAVPNDPDHPQTLPMALKAGHLNARAALNFNAGLRSMYFALCALAWLAGAWVLLVGIAVTAWVVWSREFASASREIILSRDSDAA, from the coding sequence ATGAGTTTTCTAAGCGATGCAGGCACCTTGACCATTCTGGATGCCGCTGCGGTGGCCCTGTTTTTCGCCATCTGGTTATGGCTGGGCTGGCGGATCGGGCACCCATCGGCGGCGAAACCGTCGGTCACCGTGCTGATGCAGGAATACCGCCTGCAATGGATGCAGATGATGGCGGCCCGCGATCCGCGCATTTTTGACGCGCAAATCATGATGAGCCTGCGTCAGAGCACGTCTTTCTTTGCCTCGACCTGCCTGTTGGCGATGGGCGGGCTTCTGGCCTTGATCGGCAATGTCGAACCGCTTCAAGGTGTCGCGACGCGCCTGACCAATATGGAAAGTGTCAGCGCGGTGCTTCAGGTCAAGCTGTTCCTGCCGCTGTTCATGCTGGGCAATGCGTTCTTGAAATTTGTCTGGTCAAACCGGGTGTTCGGTTATTGCTCTGTCATCATGGGGGCGGTGCCGAATGACCCGGACCACCCGCAGACCTTGCCCATGGCCCTGAAAGCCGGGCACCTGAACGCGCGCGCGGCTTTGAATTTCAATGCCGGGTTGCGCTCTATGTATTTCGCGCTTTGTGCGCTCGCTTGGCTTGCGGGCGCATGGGTTTTGCTGGTGGGTATAGCCGTCACGGCTTGGGTCGTCTGGAGCCGGGAATTCGCCTCTGCCTCTCGCGAGATCATCTTGTCGCGGGACAGCGATGCAGCGTGA
- the rimP gene encoding ribosome maturation factor RimP, with translation MSDLIAKTTLDQRLAAIVSPVIEGLGFELVRLRVMSGKSRTLQIMADRPDGGIEVQDCADISTAISAVLDVEDPLEDAYTLEVSSPGIDRPLTRLKDFDVWNGYEARIETTELIDGRRRFKGLLAGVEGDEVLIELEEGDETVTIGLQFDWLSDAKLVLTDDLIAEMLRARKASGAIDESQFDEIETDAPDDHARPEES, from the coding sequence ATGTCCGACCTGATCGCGAAAACCACGCTCGACCAGCGGCTGGCGGCCATCGTGTCCCCGGTGATCGAAGGTCTGGGCTTTGAACTGGTGCGCCTGCGGGTGATGTCGGGCAAAAGCCGAACGCTTCAGATCATGGCTGACCGCCCTGATGGCGGCATCGAAGTGCAGGATTGCGCCGATATTTCCACCGCCATCTCTGCCGTGCTGGATGTCGAAGATCCGCTGGAAGATGCCTATACGCTGGAAGTGTCCAGCCCCGGCATTGACCGTCCCCTGACCCGGCTGAAAGATTTCGACGTCTGGAACGGGTATGAGGCGCGGATCGAGACGACCGAACTGATCGACGGTCGCCGCCGCTTCAAGGGTCTGCTGGCGGGGGTCGAAGGTGACGAGGTGCTGATCGAACTGGAAGAAGGCGACGAAACCGTCACCATCGGCCTGCAATTCGACTGGCTGTCGGATGCCAAACTGGTCCTGACGGATGACCTGATCGCGGAAATGCTGCGCGCCCGCAAAGCCAGCGGCGCCATAGACGAATCGCAATTCGACGAGATTGAAACCGACGCGCCGGACGACCACGCGCGCCCCGAGGAGAGCTGA
- a CDS encoding DUF1989 domain-containing protein — protein sequence MPLDTYPKVIPGAPRPSAVRLPQGLTLPAGVERYHVEGGGAILVQLHQGDRVSIRNMEGGQAAELLAICANGQCDIGALGAPANAQAEGVRAVLSSGDTSLHRVRRKLEQLGAGLAHAPSLRLFDAATKAGASEEFTATRDAHLLIAAPGDAMSPHGQDTLTPLAVLLTRAKLRPRAGFDLPDPLADPLADIRVRSATAEAYFVKAGDFIQILDVDGRQCTDFQCFDARKLDRGLQRPLDVTTTRTLMGHAYPMPGLHAKYYDQDMDPLVEVVQDTCGRHDAFAMACAAKYYDDIGYPGHVNCTDNFNGALAGFGADPRPGWMAINFFFNTGLDDHGVLYTDEPWSRPGDYVLLRALTDLVCVSSACPDDTTAANGWNPTDIHVRTYSGTEPFKRAIAIRATPDSEPKMTKETGFHASFAKFTGNFVEYNGYWLASSFATAGTIQEYWACRQKAVIMDLSPLRKFEITGPDAEALCQYIFTRNVKTMAEGAVVYTAMCYPHGGMIDDGTLFRLGRDNFRWIGGTDYGGEWIREQAEKAGLNVLVRSSTDQLHNVAVQGPESRDLLRKVVWTAPHRPTFDQLDWFRFTPARLHGADGVPIVVSRTGYTGELGYEVMCHPRDCAAVFDAIWDAGRDHGLTPLGLDALDMVRIEAGLIFAGYDFSDQTDPFEAGIGFTVPLKSKTEDFIGRDALIRRKEHPARKLVGLDIDSNAEVGHGDCVHIGRAQVGEVTSAMRSPLLGKTIALARVDVACSDIGTEVEIGKLDGHQKRLPARIVPFAHYDPKKERPRS from the coding sequence ATGCCGCTTGATACCTACCCCAAGGTCATACCGGGTGCGCCCCGCCCCAGCGCTGTGCGCCTGCCGCAAGGCTTGACCTTGCCCGCCGGGGTGGAACGCTACCATGTCGAAGGTGGCGGCGCGATTCTGGTGCAGCTGCACCAAGGCGACCGGGTAAGCATTCGCAACATGGAAGGCGGGCAGGCGGCGGAGCTGCTGGCCATTTGCGCCAATGGGCAATGCGACATCGGCGCGCTGGGTGCCCCGGCCAATGCGCAGGCCGAAGGGGTGCGGGCGGTCCTGTCTTCGGGCGACACCTCGCTGCACCGCGTGCGGCGCAAGCTGGAACAGTTGGGGGCGGGCTTGGCCCATGCCCCAAGCCTGCGCTTGTTCGACGCGGCCACGAAAGCAGGGGCGTCCGAGGAATTCACCGCCACCCGCGACGCGCATCTGCTGATTGCCGCGCCGGGAGATGCCATGTCGCCCCATGGGCAAGACACGCTGACCCCGCTTGCCGTGCTGCTGACCCGCGCCAAGCTGCGCCCCCGCGCCGGGTTCGACCTGCCCGACCCGCTAGCAGACCCGCTGGCCGATATCCGCGTGCGCTCCGCCACCGCCGAAGCGTATTTCGTCAAGGCCGGGGATTTCATCCAGATTTTGGATGTGGATGGCCGCCAATGCACCGATTTTCAGTGTTTCGACGCCCGCAAGCTGGATCGCGGCCTGCAACGCCCGCTGGACGTGACCACCACGCGCACGCTGATGGGCCATGCCTACCCCATGCCGGGCCTACACGCGAAATACTACGATCAGGACATGGACCCGCTGGTCGAGGTCGTGCAGGACACCTGCGGGCGGCACGATGCTTTCGCCATGGCCTGCGCCGCGAAATACTATGACGATATCGGCTATCCCGGCCATGTGAACTGCACCGACAATTTCAACGGCGCGCTGGCCGGGTTCGGGGCCGATCCGCGCCCCGGCTGGATGGCGATAAACTTTTTCTTCAACACCGGGCTGGACGACCATGGCGTGCTGTATACGGACGAGCCTTGGTCGCGCCCCGGCGACTATGTTCTGCTACGCGCGCTGACCGATCTGGTCTGCGTCAGTTCCGCCTGCCCGGACGACACCACCGCCGCCAATGGCTGGAACCCGACCGACATTCATGTGCGCACTTATAGCGGCACGGAACCCTTCAAGCGCGCCATAGCGATCCGCGCCACCCCAGATTCGGAGCCAAAGATGACCAAGGAAACCGGCTTCCACGCCTCTTTCGCGAAATTCACCGGCAATTTCGTGGAGTATAACGGCTATTGGCTGGCCAGTTCCTTTGCCACGGCAGGCACGATTCAGGAATACTGGGCGTGCCGGCAGAAAGCCGTCATCATGGACCTGTCGCCGCTGCGCAAATTCGAGATTACCGGCCCCGATGCAGAGGCTTTGTGCCAATACATTTTCACCCGCAACGTGAAAACCATGGCCGAAGGCGCGGTTGTCTATACTGCCATGTGCTACCCGCATGGCGGTATGATCGACGATGGCACGCTGTTCCGGCTGGGGCGCGACAATTTCCGCTGGATCGGTGGCACCGATTACGGCGGCGAGTGGATTCGCGAACAGGCCGAAAAAGCGGGGCTGAACGTGCTGGTGCGGTCCTCGACCGACCAGTTGCACAATGTCGCCGTGCAAGGGCCGGAAAGCCGTGACCTGCTGCGCAAGGTGGTCTGGACTGCGCCACACCGCCCGACCTTTGACCAGTTGGACTGGTTCCGCTTCACGCCCGCGCGGCTGCACGGGGCCGATGGTGTGCCCATCGTTGTGTCGCGCACGGGCTATACCGGCGAATTAGGCTACGAGGTGATGTGCCACCCGCGCGACTGCGCCGCCGTGTTCGATGCGATCTGGGACGCCGGGCGCGACCACGGGCTGACCCCTTTAGGGCTGGATGCGCTGGACATGGTGCGGATCGAAGCCGGACTGATCTTTGCAGGCTATGATTTCAGCGACCAGACCGACCCATTCGAAGCGGGCATCGGTTTTACCGTGCCGCTGAAATCCAAAACCGAGGATTTCATCGGCCGCGACGCGCTGATCCGGCGCAAGGAACACCCTGCCCGCAAGCTGGTGGGCTTGGACATAGACAGCAATGCAGAGGTTGGCCATGGCGACTGCGTTCATATCGGGCGCGCGCAGGTGGGCGAGGTGACGTCCGCCATGCGCTCGCCGCTGCTGGGCAAGACGATCGCACTGGCGCGGGTGGATGTGGCCTGTTCCGACATCGGGACAGAGGTCGAAATCGGCAAGCTGGACGGGCACCAAAAACGGCTGCCCGCACGCATCGTGCCTTTCGCGCATTACGACCCCAAGAAAGAACGCCCCCGGTCCTGA